The DNA region CTCCTCTCGTTCGGGCAAGATGATCCACATAAAGCCGGTAGCCCTTATCAGTCGGTATGCGGCCCGCCGACGTATGGGGCTGAAGGAGAAACCCCATCTCCTCGAGGTCAGCCATGATGTTCCGTATCGTAGCGGGCGAAAGGTTGAAGGCGTACTTCTTCGTTATGTACCGCGATCCGACGGGGTCGGGGTGTGTGATATAGCTGTCGACCACCGCCCACAATACCTTATATGCCCTCTCTTCAATCATTTTTCCTTACATGCCTCGCCCTTAGCACTCTCCCTGGTAGAGTGCTAAAGTTACTGTAACAGGAACTTCCTTACCGTGTCAAGGCAGAGAGTCCTCCCCTACCACTGGAGCTTTCGCTGCATCAGGTTCTCATACATCCCGGGGGGTAAGAATGCCTGGTGGTGTATCTCATCCGTGTAATACTTCGTCGCGATTCTGAAGTCTCTTCTCATCTTGC from Thermodesulfovibrionales bacterium includes:
- a CDS encoding HrcA family transcriptional regulator; protein product: MIEERAYKVLWAVVDSYITHPDPVGSRYITKKYAFNLSPATIRNIMADLEEMGFLLQPHTSAGRIPTDKGYRLYVDHLARTRG